The following are from one region of the Archangium lipolyticum genome:
- a CDS encoding RICIN domain-containing protein, translating into MLKKTMTLFASMTMLAGCGDVMTGTMEERNVGSGDSPRQEEPLGSEQQELNNGTYTTSLFPEVVRILTYYASTGNYYTCTATAISDDTLLTASHCVKVGNEVAQWVKIDNADGDNNGTEGSYSSYIVMSKDLYSNVYYGTSQGESTYKRDLALVKFGERTFSKYLPFVYKTDQATVGTTVTMVGFGGETTKAYGTRPISATTNTNNGSDYGYFNIISDTSTQPYTEGGDSGGPLLIQQNGQYYVIGVLMGGSTSGSTKYHVYPALTQAVYNHMSTFLTLRDKYCIEAYRHSYTTAWGGSWAFCVNGSINGNLDASGFSDAYNLYNHGNDSTWNDEISAFTIPNVMAGTFYQHSNFGGSAVTFVNVFPFLDNSVVSNLKDFSFNDMISSWGLLATSSASIVKVQLQNAKTGKCIDVVNGNPANGTNAQIWDCTSGNNNEYFTLRETSTPNVYLVKSSQAGTCLDVAGGGTTNGTNIQLWECDATNPNQTFRFEQFPGQNKFHMINTRTGKCIDVAGGGTTNGTNIQQWECLDSSNASVNNQVFSFKMY; encoded by the coding sequence ATGCTGAAGAAGACGATGACGCTGTTCGCCTCGATGACCATGTTGGCCGGCTGCGGAGACGTGATGACCGGCACCATGGAGGAGCGGAACGTGGGCAGCGGCGACTCGCCTCGGCAGGAGGAGCCCCTCGGCAGCGAGCAGCAGGAGCTCAACAACGGCACCTATACGACGAGCCTCTTCCCCGAGGTCGTGCGCATCCTGACGTACTACGCGTCCACCGGGAACTACTACACCTGTACCGCCACGGCGATCTCCGACGACACGCTCCTCACCGCGTCGCACTGCGTGAAGGTGGGCAACGAGGTCGCGCAGTGGGTCAAGATCGACAACGCCGACGGTGACAACAACGGCACCGAAGGGTCGTACTCGAGCTACATCGTGATGTCGAAGGACCTGTACTCGAACGTCTACTACGGCACCTCCCAGGGCGAGAGCACGTACAAGCGGGATCTCGCGCTCGTGAAGTTCGGCGAGCGGACGTTCAGCAAGTACCTGCCGTTCGTCTACAAGACCGACCAGGCCACGGTCGGCACCACCGTGACGATGGTCGGGTTCGGCGGGGAGACGACGAAGGCGTACGGCACGCGCCCCATCAGCGCCACGACGAACACCAACAACGGCTCGGACTACGGGTACTTCAACATCATCTCCGACACCTCGACGCAGCCCTACACCGAGGGCGGCGACTCGGGCGGTCCACTGCTCATCCAACAAAACGGCCAGTACTACGTCATCGGCGTCTTGATGGGCGGTAGCACCTCGGGCTCGACGAAGTATCACGTCTATCCCGCGCTGACGCAGGCCGTTTACAACCACATGTCCACGTTCCTGACCCTGCGCGACAAGTACTGCATCGAGGCCTACCGGCACTCGTACACCACTGCTTGGGGCGGGAGCTGGGCCTTCTGTGTCAACGGCTCCATCAACGGCAATCTCGACGCCTCGGGCTTCTCGGATGCCTACAACCTCTACAACCACGGCAACGACTCGACCTGGAACGATGAGATCAGCGCGTTCACCATCCCCAACGTGATGGCGGGCACCTTCTACCAGCACAGCAACTTCGGCGGCAGCGCGGTCACGTTCGTCAACGTGTTCCCGTTCCTCGACAACTCGGTCGTCAGCAACCTGAAGGACTTCAGCTTCAACGACATGATCTCCTCGTGGGGCCTCCTGGCCACGTCGTCCGCCTCCATCGTGAAGGTCCAGCTCCAGAACGCGAAGACCGGCAAGTGCATCGACGTCGTCAACGGCAACCCGGCCAACGGCACGAACGCGCAGATCTGGGACTGCACGAGCGGGAACAACAACGAGTACTTCACCCTGCGGGAGACCTCGACGCCGAACGTCTACCTGGTGAAGAGCTCGCAGGCGGGGACGTGCCTCGACGTCGCGGGCGGTGGCACGACGAACGGCACCAACATCCAGCTCTGGGAGTGCGACGCGACGAACCCCAACCAGACCTTCCGCTTCGAGCAGTTTCCCGGGCAGAACAAGTTCCACATGATCAACACGCGCACCGGGAAGTGCATCGACGTCGCGGGTGGCGGCACGACGAACGGCACCAACATCCAGCAGTGGGAGTGCCTGGACTCGAGCAACGCGTCCGTCAACAACCAGGTGTTCTCGTTCAAGATGTACTGA
- a CDS encoding HAD family hydrolase, with translation MLKAVIYDLDDTLFPPRSVPEEAARSLLAALREVLEDSGELKAAQIADIMNMVWERPLDEIARLHGLSAEVQIRVGGVFAGFRLDCELMPYPDIQVIRQIPGLRFLVTTGFRRLQESKIERLGIAHYFDRIIVDALDEPGRRGKQTIFRELLEAYQLRPEEVVVLGDNPNSEIDAGNKLGIPTVQILRGRKQAAAAASFHVEDLAKFLRWIETRSMCPPSSSPSSST, from the coding sequence ATGTTGAAAGCAGTGATCTATGATCTCGACGATACGCTGTTTCCGCCGCGGAGCGTTCCCGAAGAAGCGGCCAGATCGCTGCTCGCCGCGCTGCGGGAAGTTCTCGAGGACAGCGGTGAATTGAAGGCAGCGCAGATCGCCGATATCATGAACATGGTATGGGAGCGACCGCTCGACGAGATCGCCAGGCTCCATGGTCTCTCAGCGGAAGTCCAGATCAGGGTCGGAGGTGTGTTCGCGGGATTTCGTTTGGACTGCGAGCTGATGCCCTATCCTGACATTCAAGTCATCAGGCAGATTCCCGGGTTGCGCTTCCTCGTCACGACGGGATTCCGGCGCCTGCAAGAGAGCAAGATAGAGCGTCTTGGGATTGCACATTACTTCGACCGCATCATCGTCGATGCCCTCGATGAACCCGGGCGCAGAGGGAAGCAGACGATTTTCCGCGAGCTCCTCGAAGCATATCAATTGAGACCAGAGGAGGTCGTCGTTCTGGGAGACAACCCCAATTCGGAGATAGACGCCGGGAACAAACTGGGAATACCGACCGTACAAATCCTGCGGGGGCGGAAGCAGGCTGCGGCAGCTGCGTCGTTCCATGTGGAGGACCTGGCGAAGTTCCTGCGGTGGATCGAGACGCGCAGCATGTGCCCTCCTTCGTCGTCACCGAGCTCATCGACCTGA
- a CDS encoding cysteine hydrolase family protein, which produces MIVDLQNDFCHPEGDSVRRHGVPVGMEATAHAIQCLAEACRKAAIPVLWVVTEHGPWTDSLAWRSRSKGKAPNCHAGTWGAELYAVTPAPEDRFVTKHRYSAFYQTSLELILRAQGVQTLLVGGVLTQVCVETTVRDGFMRDFDMVTVPELCASTDPDAHAMSLRNMGRYFGRVRVLADVLADLEA; this is translated from the coding sequence GTGATCGTCGATCTGCAGAACGACTTCTGCCACCCGGAGGGCGACAGCGTTCGGCGGCACGGTGTACCCGTGGGAATGGAAGCGACCGCTCACGCAATCCAGTGCCTGGCTGAGGCCTGCCGCAAGGCAGCGATACCGGTCCTGTGGGTCGTGACCGAGCATGGACCTTGGACGGACTCCCTTGCCTGGCGCTCGCGCAGCAAGGGGAAGGCGCCGAACTGTCATGCGGGCACCTGGGGAGCGGAGCTGTACGCAGTCACGCCAGCCCCCGAGGATCGCTTTGTGACCAAGCATCGGTACAGCGCCTTCTACCAGACGAGCCTGGAGCTGATCCTACGGGCTCAGGGGGTTCAGACCCTCCTGGTGGGAGGCGTGCTCACCCAGGTCTGTGTCGAGACGACGGTTCGGGATGGGTTCATGCGTGATTTCGACATGGTCACCGTCCCCGAGCTCTGCGCCTCCACCGACCCGGACGCCCACGCCATGAGCCTGCGGAACATGGGGCGCTACTTCGGCCGGGTGCGGGTGTTGGCCGACGTGCTCGCCGACCTCGAAGCATAG
- a CDS encoding mersacidin/lichenicidin family type 2 lantibiotic — translation MSSKEMIIRAWKDPQYRASLSTEARATIPENPAGPSWAELGDAELGMATGGNMLLLFWLLEKSAH, via the coding sequence ATGAGCAGCAAGGAAATGATCATCCGAGCCTGGAAGGATCCGCAGTACCGGGCGAGCTTGTCCACGGAGGCGCGTGCGACGATACCGGAGAACCCCGCGGGCCCGTCGTGGGCGGAGCTCGGAGATGCGGAGCTGGGCATGGCCACGGGAGGGAACATGCTCCTCCTCTTCTGGCTTTTGGAAAAATCCGCTCACTGA
- a CDS encoding radical SAM protein, giving the protein MDELTRKGLKRIARELVPINDWRVHKRLNLYIDIGPHCNADCGFCVAKTRDQTHRIRNLSRMLESSAAIREYCYSVEFVGGEPLVYINNGLKELFEVFRANRKKIITTNGLRQPFLASLDFLGEFEHVNISRHAVADAHNEQIFRTGKLLTLADIGALPPSLKQKIRMNTTCHTDKGIHQWSSMWEFIQAFNDQGIQQFMFANLNKLPEGQYQAEMEAFTTAHRLDDGFFDDVEHNLCRQGYHKIREMTGFGYVVRILQNGPTTVVLKENDDTAIRDVLDSVYQHNRMVLDLILTPSGKVYTDWFLTNELPITPGPPQSGAAASIES; this is encoded by the coding sequence ATGGATGAGCTGACACGCAAAGGACTGAAGCGGATTGCCAGGGAACTGGTGCCCATCAATGATTGGCGGGTTCACAAGCGGCTGAACCTGTACATCGACATCGGACCGCACTGTAACGCGGACTGCGGGTTTTGCGTCGCCAAGACCCGGGACCAGACGCACCGCATCCGCAACCTCTCCCGGATGCTGGAGAGCTCCGCCGCCATCCGCGAGTATTGCTACAGCGTGGAATTCGTGGGCGGCGAACCCCTGGTGTACATCAACAACGGTCTGAAAGAGCTGTTCGAGGTGTTTCGGGCCAACCGCAAGAAGATCATCACCACCAACGGACTGCGCCAACCGTTTCTGGCAAGCCTGGACTTCCTGGGCGAGTTCGAGCATGTGAACATCAGCCGCCATGCCGTCGCCGATGCGCACAACGAGCAGATCTTTCGCACCGGCAAGCTGCTCACCCTGGCCGACATCGGGGCGCTGCCCCCGTCCCTGAAGCAGAAGATCCGGATGAACACCACGTGTCATACGGACAAGGGCATCCACCAGTGGTCGTCCATGTGGGAGTTCATCCAGGCGTTCAACGACCAGGGCATTCAGCAGTTCATGTTCGCGAACCTGAACAAGCTCCCCGAGGGACAATACCAGGCGGAGATGGAGGCATTCACCACGGCCCACCGGCTCGATGATGGCTTCTTTGATGACGTTGAGCACAACCTGTGCCGCCAGGGGTACCACAAGATCCGCGAGATGACTGGCTTTGGGTATGTTGTCCGGATTCTGCAGAACGGACCGACGACCGTGGTGCTCAAGGAAAATGACGACACCGCCATCCGGGATGTCTTGGATTCGGTCTATCAGCACAACCGCATGGTGCTGGATCTGATCTTGACCCCTTCAGGCAAGGTGTACACCGACTGGTTCTTGACCAACGAACTGCCCATCACCCCGGGGCCGCCGCAGAGCGGCGCCGCCGCATCCATCGAATCATGA
- a CDS encoding TetR/AcrR family transcriptional regulator: MTRKTRTRPYHHGDLKRALVEASIELIQEEGVDALTVAEVGRRIGVSSAAPYKHFADRQALLRAIAEEGTRRLVEALVAVAGKSADPREAFRRSGVAYICWAAENPALHRIATDPAYINYTSTSSDADAPEALKRSMETFWPDLAALVRSGEALPASHPLMEQLRGRALAQGVASLFVSGVFASLGITTADAERIARAVTGEDVPAMSRRSKSSRAG, translated from the coding sequence ATGACCCGAAAGACGCGAACGCGTCCCTACCACCACGGAGACCTCAAGCGCGCACTCGTGGAGGCGAGCATCGAGCTCATCCAGGAGGAAGGCGTGGACGCGCTCACCGTGGCCGAGGTCGGCCGCCGCATCGGCGTGTCCTCCGCCGCTCCCTACAAACACTTCGCGGACCGGCAGGCGCTGTTGCGTGCGATCGCCGAGGAGGGGACACGGCGGCTCGTTGAGGCGCTCGTGGCGGTCGCGGGGAAGAGCGCCGACCCGCGCGAGGCGTTCCGTCGCTCGGGAGTGGCCTACATCTGCTGGGCGGCGGAGAATCCGGCCCTTCACCGCATCGCGACGGATCCCGCGTACATCAACTACACGTCGACGTCGTCGGATGCCGATGCACCGGAGGCGCTCAAGCGCTCGATGGAGACGTTCTGGCCGGATCTGGCGGCGCTGGTCCGCTCGGGCGAGGCGCTCCCCGCCTCACATCCGCTGATGGAGCAGCTGCGAGGCCGTGCCCTGGCGCAGGGCGTGGCCAGCCTCTTCGTCAGCGGCGTCTTCGCCTCGCTCGGCATCACCACCGCGGACGCGGAGCGGATTGCCCGGGCGGTGACGGGGGAGGACGTCCCGGCCATGTCGCGCCGGAGCAAATCCTCGCGCGCCGGCTGA
- a CDS encoding deoxyguanosinetriphosphate triphosphohydrolase, which translates to MPGIEIRTSPTQAMRERQEAIEAAILHPRAARSVESRGRDESEPACPVRTEFQRDRDRMLHSKAFRRLKHKTQVFIAPEGDHYRTRLTHTLEVTQISRTVARALGLNEDLVEAIGLGHDLGHTPFGNAGEHVLDELCQPGGFRHNEQSLRVAQTLELMNLTWEVRDGIFHHTSSGTPTTLEGQIVKICDSVACLNHDLEDAVRAGILREDELPPFISRVFGPEKGDRIATIIRDLVTTSSADYEFIRMSEAIHEPFLELRAFVVKRVYTGSRARVEEDKAMEVVARLYRHFCQDRAGLEAGLGRAILAEETPKAVADYISGMTDRSAMALYQRLFLPTC; encoded by the coding sequence ATGCCCGGCATCGAGATCAGAACTTCCCCGACCCAAGCCATGCGCGAGCGCCAGGAGGCCATCGAGGCCGCAATCCTGCATCCGCGGGCTGCTCGGTCGGTCGAGTCGCGGGGGCGGGATGAGAGCGAGCCCGCGTGTCCGGTGCGTACGGAGTTCCAGCGCGACCGGGACCGGATGCTGCACAGCAAGGCCTTCCGCCGGCTCAAGCACAAGACCCAGGTCTTCATCGCCCCCGAGGGCGACCACTACCGCACGCGGCTCACCCACACGCTGGAAGTCACGCAGATCTCCCGTACCGTGGCCCGCGCGCTGGGGCTGAACGAGGACCTGGTGGAGGCGATCGGGCTCGGGCACGACCTTGGCCACACGCCTTTCGGGAATGCGGGCGAGCACGTGCTCGACGAGCTGTGTCAGCCCGGCGGCTTCCGGCACAACGAGCAGAGCTTGCGCGTCGCGCAGACGCTCGAGCTCATGAACCTCACCTGGGAAGTGCGTGACGGCATCTTCCACCACACGAGCAGCGGCACGCCAACGACGCTCGAGGGGCAGATCGTGAAGATCTGCGACAGCGTCGCGTGCCTCAACCACGACCTCGAAGACGCCGTTCGGGCGGGCATCCTGCGCGAGGACGAGCTGCCGCCCTTCATCTCCCGGGTCTTCGGCCCGGAGAAGGGAGACCGGATCGCCACGATCATCCGTGACCTGGTCACGACCAGCTCGGCGGATTACGAGTTCATCCGCATGAGCGAGGCGATCCACGAGCCCTTCCTCGAGCTGCGAGCCTTCGTGGTCAAGCGCGTCTACACGGGCTCGCGGGCCAGGGTCGAGGAGGACAAGGCGATGGAGGTTGTCGCCCGCCTCTACCGTCACTTCTGCCAGGACCGTGCGGGCCTGGAGGCGGGCCTCGGACGCGCCATCCTGGCCGAAGAGACACCCAAGGCCGTCGCCGACTACATCTCGGGGATGACCGACCGCTCCGCGATGGCCCTCTACCAGCGCCTGTTCCTGCCCACCTGCTAG
- a CDS encoding PPC domain-containing protein, whose amino-acid sequence MHLTRAVSAVALVSMFGIGCGESLPGAEGKVAPQVAPELLSRSSALSTEIYNGYAVTVSGGLGSVQSFRVVNPAPAAKLSFTLRGGSGDADLYVKRFAEPTFTDYDCSSDAAGTTENCVYTTDVEGDQPYYVLVYGYEPFSNVTLHAYYSNPLALATQVPIQGNQLSRTVYEVDVPAGYGRLQVTATQPFGPTGQFKLYVRQGDAPAVPSAVDCTRDSSTLPAVCTIINPVAGKTYVMVEGMSNSYACNLRVDVLKK is encoded by the coding sequence ATGCACCTCACGCGCGCGGTCTCGGCAGTGGCCCTGGTCTCGATGTTCGGCATCGGTTGTGGCGAGTCACTTCCAGGGGCTGAGGGCAAGGTGGCACCGCAGGTGGCTCCGGAACTGTTGTCCCGGTCGAGCGCGCTCAGCACGGAAATCTACAACGGCTATGCGGTGACGGTATCGGGCGGGCTGGGCTCGGTGCAGAGCTTCCGCGTGGTGAATCCGGCGCCTGCGGCGAAGCTGAGCTTCACGCTCCGCGGTGGCAGCGGAGACGCGGACCTCTACGTGAAGCGGTTCGCCGAGCCCACGTTCACCGACTACGACTGCTCGAGCGATGCGGCGGGTACCACGGAGAACTGCGTGTACACCACCGACGTTGAGGGCGATCAGCCCTACTACGTCCTTGTCTACGGCTACGAGCCGTTTTCCAACGTCACGCTGCACGCCTACTACAGCAACCCGCTGGCGCTTGCGACGCAGGTGCCCATCCAGGGCAACCAGCTGTCGCGGACGGTGTACGAGGTGGACGTGCCAGCCGGCTATGGCCGACTGCAGGTGACGGCCACCCAGCCGTTCGGACCGACAGGCCAGTTCAAGCTCTACGTGCGCCAGGGTGACGCGCCCGCGGTGCCGAGCGCGGTGGACTGCACACGGGACAGTTCCACGCTGCCGGCGGTCTGCACCATCATCAACCCCGTGGCGGGCAAGACCTACGTCATGGTCGAAGGTATGAGCAACTCCTATGCCTGCAATCTGCGCGTGGATGTGCTCAAGAAGTAA
- a CDS encoding amidohydrolase family protein, translated as MMKKAWALGPWVLAGLWLSLATSAGAATERSTVLLLGNVAGHQQVEYLPEGEVRVHYEFNDRGRGPVLDSTFHVSANGTLVSAESRGVDYLKAPVDERYSATGASHHWKSSAGEVRREVSGPVFYLSLESPPEEAVLLIRAALRAPGQRMALLPSGEARVAAVGSLTVKGKAGSRRVRLYSLSGLDLTPSYVWLDEQQRFFASVSSWMKVVREGFEDTLEQLDGYQEAEQRRLARARARALTTKLDRPLAITHARVFDPGTLTVAEDQTVLVTQGRISAVGPSAKLVVPRDARILDAQGRFLMPGLWDMHVHITEGADGPLALAGGVTTVRDLANEDRTLTALIQEIEAGHDIGPRVIKAGFMDGRSPYSGPTRVFVDNEEEARTAIDNYAAGGYEQIKIYSSIKPELVPTLVRLAHAKGLRLSGHVPAFMTARQFVEAGADEIQHINFLALNFLFDRVQDTRTPARFIAVGEHAATLDLGSPEVRAFLALLRERGVVVDPTVSIFDDMFHDQPGHWNAGLSPILGRLPPTLQRRLGSGGGGLPDVAKQPERYRDSFLRLVELVGLLHRSGVRIVSGTDNLSGLFLPRELELYVAAGIPPREVLRIATLGNAEVVKRDKEYGRVLPGYVADLILVDGDPTLLISDLRKVRHVIRGDRLYESAALFRSVGIAP; from the coding sequence ATGATGAAGAAGGCATGGGCCTTGGGGCCCTGGGTGCTGGCGGGACTCTGGCTCTCGCTGGCCACGAGCGCGGGGGCCGCGACCGAGCGCAGCACCGTGTTGCTCCTGGGCAACGTCGCGGGGCACCAGCAGGTGGAGTACCTCCCCGAAGGAGAGGTGAGGGTCCACTACGAGTTCAACGATCGCGGGCGGGGACCGGTGCTCGATTCGACGTTCCACGTGAGCGCGAATGGCACGCTGGTTTCCGCCGAGAGCCGTGGCGTCGACTATCTCAAGGCGCCCGTCGACGAGCGCTACTCCGCCACCGGCGCATCCCACCACTGGAAGAGTTCGGCCGGGGAGGTGCGGCGCGAGGTCTCCGGGCCCGTCTTCTACCTGAGCCTCGAGTCCCCGCCCGAGGAGGCCGTACTGCTCATCCGCGCGGCGCTCCGGGCGCCCGGGCAACGGATGGCCCTGCTGCCCTCGGGCGAGGCCCGGGTCGCCGCTGTCGGTTCCCTGACCGTCAAGGGCAAGGCCGGCAGCCGGCGCGTGCGGCTCTACTCCCTGAGCGGGCTGGACCTCACTCCGAGCTATGTGTGGCTCGATGAGCAGCAGCGTTTCTTCGCCAGCGTCTCGAGCTGGATGAAGGTCGTCCGCGAGGGCTTCGAGGATACCCTGGAGCAGCTGGATGGATACCAGGAGGCCGAGCAGCGCCGTCTCGCGCGGGCGCGGGCGCGCGCCCTCACGACGAAGCTCGACCGTCCGCTCGCCATCACGCATGCCCGCGTCTTCGACCCGGGAACGCTCACGGTGGCAGAGGACCAGACCGTGCTCGTCACCCAGGGCCGCATCTCGGCCGTGGGCCCCTCGGCGAAGCTGGTGGTGCCTCGCGACGCGCGGATCCTCGATGCTCAGGGCCGCTTCCTCATGCCGGGCCTCTGGGACATGCACGTTCACATCACGGAGGGGGCCGATGGTCCGCTCGCCCTCGCGGGGGGGGTGACCACGGTGCGCGATCTCGCCAACGAGGACCGCACTTTGACGGCGCTCATCCAGGAGATCGAGGCCGGTCACGACATCGGACCACGGGTGATCAAGGCCGGTTTCATGGATGGCCGTAGTCCGTACTCGGGGCCGACCCGGGTCTTCGTGGACAACGAGGAGGAGGCGCGCACCGCCATCGACAACTACGCGGCCGGGGGTTACGAGCAGATCAAGATCTACAGCTCCATCAAGCCGGAGCTCGTCCCGACGCTCGTGCGCCTGGCCCATGCGAAGGGCCTCCGGCTCAGTGGTCATGTGCCGGCCTTCATGACGGCGCGGCAGTTCGTCGAGGCTGGCGCCGATGAGATCCAGCACATCAACTTCCTGGCGCTCAACTTCCTGTTCGACCGGGTGCAGGATACGCGCACGCCCGCGCGTTTCATCGCCGTGGGAGAGCATGCCGCCACGTTGGATCTCGGCTCGCCCGAGGTGCGTGCCTTCCTCGCGCTGCTGCGCGAGCGGGGCGTGGTGGTGGACCCGACGGTGTCCATCTTCGATGACATGTTCCACGACCAGCCCGGCCACTGGAACGCGGGTCTGAGCCCGATTCTCGGCCGCCTGCCGCCCACCCTGCAGCGGCGGCTGGGCTCGGGCGGCGGCGGGCTCCCGGATGTGGCGAAGCAGCCCGAGCGCTACCGCGACTCCTTCCTTCGCCTCGTCGAGCTCGTGGGGCTCCTGCATCGAAGCGGCGTGCGCATCGTCTCGGGCACGGACAACCTCTCCGGCCTGTTCCTGCCGCGGGAACTCGAGCTCTACGTCGCCGCCGGCATTCCGCCCAGGGAGGTGCTGCGCATCGCCACGCTGGGCAATGCCGAGGTCGTGAAGCGCGACAAGGAGTACGGGCGCGTGCTGCCCGGCTATGTCGCCGACCTCATCCTGGTGGACGGCGACCCGACCCTGCTCATCAGCGACCTGCGCAAGGTGCGCCACGTCATCCGTGGCGATCGCCTGTACGAGAGCGCGGCCCTGTTCCGCTCGGTGGGCATCGCGCCCTGA
- a CDS encoding DUF6310 domain-containing protein: MRLRACIALLLYVSACATSAPSPKEPAARDPRLANLQRAATLPWTDGGRCAVQEASEPWPVLAERCFYVLDHDRVRFRDITGRCAVASAGAAVGVGLCVLAGPEIVVGAVIVAGVVVVGFAIKEALDAYALDMGRPEVRPVPETAPAPQKPSPKKRPKPEPKGPDFPPVGPTEVTERDRPRCEPVPVPHEGKDDAHNKCADQFPPNRYPGMDVLVGGVSFDALQVGVRVLWEIKTHQFDTYPDFIRRREIEKELEQMLRERTAAAACGYDFVVGVSTQAHKDALLEADSSLNVVVTGCKR, encoded by the coding sequence ATTCGTCTCCGAGCGTGCATCGCACTTCTGCTCTATGTCTCAGCCTGCGCTACGTCAGCGCCCAGCCCGAAAGAGCCAGCGGCCCGGGACCCGAGGCTCGCCAACCTCCAGCGAGCGGCGACACTGCCCTGGACGGATGGGGGGCGGTGTGCCGTTCAGGAGGCTTCCGAGCCCTGGCCCGTGTTGGCGGAGCGGTGCTTTTATGTCCTCGACCATGACCGGGTTCGGTTTCGGGACATCACGGGCAGATGCGCCGTCGCCTCCGCAGGTGCGGCGGTGGGCGTCGGACTCTGTGTCTTGGCGGGGCCGGAGATCGTCGTGGGAGCGGTAATTGTCGCGGGCGTGGTGGTGGTGGGATTCGCCATCAAAGAGGCCCTGGATGCGTATGCGCTGGATATGGGCCGCCCCGAGGTAAGGCCCGTGCCTGAAACAGCTCCCGCCCCGCAGAAACCCTCGCCGAAAAAAAGGCCCAAGCCCGAGCCAAAAGGGCCGGACTTCCCTCCCGTGGGGCCAACCGAAGTCACGGAGCGAGATCGCCCCAGGTGCGAGCCCGTCCCAGTGCCGCACGAGGGCAAGGATGACGCGCATAACAAGTGCGCCGATCAGTTTCCGCCCAACCGTTATCCCGGAATGGATGTACTAGTGGGCGGCGTGAGCTTCGATGCGCTGCAAGTCGGCGTGCGTGTGCTGTGGGAAATCAAGACCCATCAATTTGACACGTACCCTGACTTTATCCGGAGGCGGGAAATTGAGAAGGAATTGGAGCAAATGCTAAGGGAGCGAACTGCTGCGGCGGCATGTGGATACGACTTCGTCGTTGGGGTGAGCACCCAAGCGCACAAAGACGCGCTGCTCGAAGCGGATTCCTCGCTTAACGTCGTCGTCACGGGGTGCAAACGATGA
- a CDS encoding DUF5953 family protein — translation MTRRKALTLIVYAPALVGNDRRALDSVHGMEKALPGLRLEWRLSDGGRPIALPQRDAWLAERTQDGRFPLLCNGDESYPVTVNGRGRPGLLSPGGQSLSEVHAELPLDEPVIAAAAALLEGVAVGVRSFWGHASPYGHGSEVAQQFRRSPHGPECSPRGLPMLNLPEKLPAPEIPWFLGWLNYWSPAAAEAIGFPDPARDAELLPRSLRTATGGWVVQLTDAPLDLDNPAHLDALKRAYERFPEIGGRSTR, via the coding sequence ATGACCAGGCGTAAAGCCCTCACCCTCATCGTCTACGCGCCTGCGCTTGTGGGCAACGACCGCCGCGCGCTCGATAGCGTCCATGGAATGGAAAAGGCGCTCCCCGGCTTGCGCCTGGAGTGGCGGCTCTCAGACGGCGGGCGCCCCATCGCATTGCCGCAGCGCGATGCGTGGCTCGCGGAAAGGACGCAGGACGGGAGATTCCCTCTTCTGTGCAACGGGGACGAGAGTTACCCCGTGACGGTTAACGGGAGGGGAAGACCTGGACTCCTCAGCCCAGGCGGTCAGTCCCTGTCTGAAGTGCATGCAGAACTGCCACTGGACGAGCCCGTGATCGCGGCAGCGGCGGCTTTGCTTGAGGGTGTGGCGGTGGGGGTGCGCTCGTTCTGGGGGCACGCGTCGCCGTATGGTCACGGCTCGGAAGTCGCGCAGCAGTTTCGCCGCTCGCCTCATGGACCAGAGTGTTCACCCCGTGGGCTTCCCATGCTCAACCTGCCAGAAAAGCTCCCCGCGCCTGAGATTCCCTGGTTCCTTGGGTGGCTGAACTACTGGTCACCCGCTGCCGCAGAAGCCATCGGCTTTCCGGACCCTGCCCGCGACGCTGAGCTGCTGCCACGCTCACTGCGTACCGCGACGGGTGGGTGGGTCGTGCAGCTCACCGATGCGCCGCTCGACCTGGACAACCCCGCGCACCTGGACGCGCTCAAACGGGCCTACGAGCGCTTCCCGGAGATTGGCGGGCGCTCCACCCGTTGA